One region of Rufibacter sp. LB8 genomic DNA includes:
- a CDS encoding multicopper oxidase domain-containing protein, whose amino-acid sequence MKKLTPPVVALVILLLMFGKEATAQTDTVTYHISISQKNVNIAGKESMGLTINGSIPGPTLRFPEGGYAVIYVKNEMDVETSVHWHGLLLPNFQDGVPYLTTPPIEPGKTLKYEFALRHAGTYWYHSHTGLQEQSGVYGSIVIEPKEKTLDYARDFFVVLSDWTYEKPKNVLKNLKRGLEIYDIQKGTSTPLGMVIARGALGAQLDFWRQRMEGADIADIYYPAFLTNGQPVQEYPEFTPGEKVRLRIINAAASSQFWLTFGGEEPLLVAADGLDVVPVQRNKTFIAVAETYDFIVTIPQNGRMEVRATVQDGSGQTSAFFGKGPALSAPDVPRPDKVAMMQQMAGMKMRMGAPASKFNPGKEEPVEMMNKWGMQMEGEMAMGQMGGMNHDPANVGKMQKGRKDGMSNSKDSLATSKTSHANMSHQGANRQANKMEMEKSGEKIKTDSVSASGMDHGKNTASMRKSATSSGMPMAGMGQESSEQGMAGMGMFAEYNYDYLKSREKTDFPTGKPVKEMVLNLTGNMVRYIWSLNGVPLKEADKIKINKGEVTRITLNNLTMMHHPMHLHGHFFRVINGNGEYSPLKHTVNVAPMQKVVIEFDANEYGDWFFHCHVLYHMDAGMARVFSYGTPRDERLERYPLSILTNKSNHFFTWGVVDAASHMTELNLVSSNIRNQFVLNAEYGWNKNLEAEFTYGRFLYDYLSVFGGVNVENEEDNSLDEIQPTAIVGFRYLTPYLFNLDVRIDNKLRPQVSLAREVLVFPRTFLFGEFEYQADFGWVKDTREGNVSSGDGYTREIVWRIGSEYLISKTFSLMANYDNRFGAGGGLTVRF is encoded by the coding sequence ATGAAAAAACTCACTCCCCCGGTTGTAGCACTGGTTATATTACTTTTAATGTTTGGAAAAGAGGCGACTGCCCAAACTGATACCGTTACCTATCACATCTCCATTAGCCAGAAAAATGTAAATATTGCTGGTAAAGAGAGTATGGGCCTGACCATAAACGGGTCTATCCCAGGACCTACGTTGCGGTTTCCTGAAGGAGGCTACGCTGTCATATACGTCAAAAATGAGATGGATGTGGAAACTTCCGTGCACTGGCATGGCTTGCTGCTGCCTAATTTCCAGGATGGTGTTCCTTATCTGACCACACCTCCCATTGAACCGGGCAAAACCCTTAAATATGAGTTTGCCTTAAGGCATGCGGGCACCTATTGGTACCACTCCCACACCGGCCTGCAGGAACAGTCTGGCGTATATGGTTCCATTGTTATCGAACCCAAAGAAAAAACGTTGGACTACGCCCGAGACTTTTTCGTGGTTCTGTCTGACTGGACTTATGAAAAGCCAAAGAATGTCTTGAAGAACCTGAAACGCGGGCTAGAGATCTATGATATACAGAAAGGTACGTCAACCCCGCTGGGCATGGTCATAGCAAGGGGGGCCTTGGGGGCGCAGCTTGACTTCTGGAGGCAACGGATGGAAGGGGCCGATATAGCCGATATTTACTACCCTGCTTTTCTTACCAACGGTCAACCTGTGCAGGAATACCCGGAGTTTACACCGGGTGAGAAAGTAAGGCTACGCATCATAAATGCCGCCGCCTCCAGCCAATTCTGGCTGACCTTCGGCGGAGAAGAACCGCTGCTGGTAGCCGCCGACGGTTTGGATGTAGTGCCTGTGCAACGGAACAAGACATTCATTGCCGTAGCTGAAACCTATGATTTCATTGTCACTATTCCGCAAAACGGCAGAATGGAGGTAAGGGCTACCGTGCAGGATGGCTCCGGTCAAACAAGCGCCTTCTTCGGGAAAGGTCCTGCCCTTAGCGCGCCAGATGTGCCCCGGCCAGATAAAGTAGCCATGATGCAGCAAATGGCCGGGATGAAAATGAGAATGGGGGCTCCTGCCTCCAAGTTCAATCCGGGCAAGGAAGAACCTGTTGAAATGATGAACAAGTGGGGGATGCAGATGGAAGGAGAAATGGCCATGGGGCAAATGGGCGGAATGAATCACGACCCGGCTAATGTTGGCAAGATGCAGAAAGGGAGAAAAGATGGGATGAGTAATTCTAAAGATTCTCTGGCCACCTCTAAAACAAGCCATGCCAACATGTCCCACCAAGGAGCAAACCGGCAGGCAAACAAGATGGAAATGGAAAAATCGGGGGAGAAAATAAAAACGGATTCGGTGTCCGCTAGTGGAATGGACCATGGGAAGAATACTGCCTCCATGAGAAAATCAGCCACAAGCTCCGGAATGCCTATGGCAGGGATGGGTCAGGAAAGTAGTGAGCAAGGCATGGCCGGCATGGGCATGTTCGCTGAATACAACTATGATTACTTAAAATCGCGGGAGAAAACAGATTTCCCAACCGGTAAACCGGTTAAGGAAATGGTGCTGAACCTAACCGGTAACATGGTGCGCTACATTTGGAGCCTGAACGGAGTGCCCTTAAAAGAAGCGGACAAAATAAAAATCAACAAAGGCGAAGTAACGCGCATTACCCTTAACAACCTGACCATGATGCACCACCCCATGCACTTGCACGGGCATTTTTTCAGGGTTATCAACGGGAACGGAGAATATTCCCCTCTGAAGCATACCGTAAACGTGGCTCCCATGCAAAAGGTAGTCATTGAATTTGATGCCAATGAGTACGGCGACTGGTTCTTCCACTGCCATGTCCTGTACCACATGGACGCGGGCATGGCACGGGTCTTTAGTTACGGTACCCCCAGGGACGAAAGGCTGGAACGCTATCCTCTATCTATCCTCACAAACAAAAGCAATCATTTTTTTACCTGGGGTGTCGTTGACGCAGCCTCCCATATGACTGAACTTAACCTCGTGTCCTCCAACATAAGGAACCAGTTTGTTTTAAACGCAGAATACGGTTGGAATAAGAACCTGGAAGCAGAATTTACCTACGGGCGGTTCCTATATGACTACCTCAGTGTTTTCGGAGGCGTCAACGTGGAAAACGAAGAGGACAATAGCCTTGACGAAATACAACCCACGGCCATTGTAGGCTTCAGGTACTTAACTCCGTACCTTTTTAACCTGGACGTTCGGATTGACAACAAACTCCGGCCCCAGGTAAGCTTAGCCCGGGAGGTACTTGTATTCCCCCGGACTTTCCTGTTCGGGGAGTTTGAATACCAAGCTGACTTTGGTTGGGTAAAAGATACGCGAGAAGGCAATGTAAGCAGCGGAGATGGTTACACGAGGGAAATAGTCTGGAGAATCGGTTCTGAATATCTTATCTCTAAAACCTTCTCGCTTATGGCAAACTATGATAACAGGTTTGGTGCGGGGGGAGGATTGACCGTCAGGTTCTAA
- a CDS encoding heavy-metal-associated domain-containing protein, which translates to METLKFKTNIKCGGCIATVTPFLNSEKSVEKWQVDTNNPDKILTVEGSTVSEQEVVEAVEKAGFKIEPLQ; encoded by the coding sequence ATGGAAACTCTGAAATTTAAAACCAATATCAAATGCGGTGGATGTATAGCCACTGTTACCCCCTTCCTAAACAGTGAAAAAAGTGTGGAGAAGTGGCAAGTAGACACTAATAACCCTGATAAAATTTTAACTGTCGAAGGAAGTACCGTAAGCGAGCAGGAAGTAGTAGAGGCGGTTGAGAAAGCTGGCTTCAAAATAGAGCCACTTCAATAG
- a CDS encoding copper-translocating P-type ATPase has protein sequence MDHSHHNHHPNNERNAKGTEAAEKIAEKTLHAHNRAIPNEGQHPSGHGEHGHDHHAMMIDDFRKRFWVSLLLSVPVIIISPMVQDILGYRLEIPFNMYIAFVLSSVIFFYGGWPFLTGFRDEVKKGAPGMMTLIAIAITVAYLYSTAIVFGLEGMDFFWELATLIVIMLLGHWIEMKSVLGASRALELLVSLMPSEAHVIRGGETVDVRIDALQKNDLILIKPGEKIPADGLIEEGESYVNESMLTGESKPAQKVKDDKVIGGSINGTGSLKVKVQGTGEESYLNKVISLVQEAQKTKSDTQHLADKAARWLTYIALFSGFATFTVWLLIGAELAFALERMVTVMVISCPHALGLAVPLVVAISTAISAKNGLLIRNRTAFENSRKITTIIFDKTGTLTEGSHQLARIISFHPAYPEKELLRLAAGVEQNSEHYISQGILKQVKAENITIPTAESFNYLPGKGLEGTVEGRSVKVVGPNYISEFGIQVPESDAEEGVETVVYVLIDETVAGFISLRDKIRPESAEAIRILKANGIKNLLLTGDNDRVAKSVSDTLQMDGFLANVLPHQKQEKIKELQAKGEFVAMTGDGINDAPALAQADVGIAVGSGTDVAAETADIILVNSNPKDIASLILFGKATYRKMIQNIIWATAYNVIALPLAAGVLYKQGIMVSPAIGAALMSMSTVIVAINAQLLRNQIKNQ, from the coding sequence ATGGACCACTCCCATCATAACCACCATCCGAACAACGAAAGGAATGCTAAAGGCACAGAGGCAGCGGAGAAAATAGCCGAGAAAACCTTACATGCCCATAACCGGGCGATACCCAACGAGGGACAGCACCCTTCTGGGCACGGGGAGCACGGCCACGACCATCATGCCATGATGATCGATGATTTCCGGAAAAGGTTTTGGGTCTCTCTGCTACTATCGGTACCGGTCATCATCATTAGCCCGATGGTACAGGATATTTTGGGGTACCGGCTGGAAATACCCTTTAACATGTACATCGCCTTTGTCCTGTCTTCTGTCATCTTCTTTTACGGGGGGTGGCCGTTCCTGACCGGTTTTAGGGATGAGGTAAAGAAGGGGGCTCCCGGCATGATGACGTTGATTGCAATTGCAATAACGGTAGCTTACCTCTACAGTACCGCTATCGTCTTCGGACTGGAGGGAATGGATTTTTTTTGGGAACTGGCTACCCTCATCGTCATCATGCTCTTGGGCCACTGGATAGAAATGAAATCCGTTTTAGGAGCTTCCCGCGCCTTGGAGCTGTTGGTTAGTCTCATGCCCTCCGAAGCGCATGTCATAAGAGGGGGGGAAACAGTAGATGTCAGGATTGATGCCCTGCAAAAAAACGACCTGATACTGATAAAGCCAGGCGAGAAGATCCCGGCTGATGGCCTTATAGAGGAGGGGGAAAGCTATGTGAATGAAAGCATGCTCACCGGCGAAAGCAAGCCCGCGCAGAAGGTAAAAGACGATAAGGTGATAGGGGGCTCCATAAATGGGACCGGCTCTCTGAAAGTAAAGGTGCAAGGAACCGGTGAAGAGAGCTACTTGAACAAAGTCATCAGCCTGGTGCAGGAAGCCCAGAAAACTAAATCAGACACGCAGCACCTGGCGGATAAAGCCGCCCGTTGGTTGACGTATATCGCCCTCTTCTCAGGTTTTGCCACCTTTACCGTTTGGCTCTTGATTGGAGCAGAATTGGCCTTTGCCCTGGAGCGGATGGTGACGGTAATGGTAATCTCCTGTCCGCATGCGCTCGGTTTAGCGGTACCTTTGGTAGTAGCCATATCTACGGCAATTTCCGCTAAAAACGGCCTGTTAATCCGGAACCGGACGGCCTTTGAAAACTCCCGCAAGATAACCACTATCATCTTCGATAAAACCGGTACGCTTACCGAAGGCTCCCACCAACTGGCCCGGATTATTTCCTTCCATCCGGCCTATCCGGAAAAAGAGCTGCTGCGACTTGCCGCTGGGGTGGAGCAAAATTCAGAACATTATATTTCCCAAGGCATCTTAAAGCAGGTAAAGGCGGAAAATATTACCATTCCCACTGCAGAAAGCTTCAATTACCTGCCTGGAAAAGGTTTGGAAGGCACCGTGGAGGGCAGGTCAGTAAAGGTAGTAGGCCCTAATTATATTTCAGAATTCGGTATTCAGGTTCCGGAAAGCGATGCGGAGGAAGGGGTAGAAACGGTAGTCTATGTGTTGATAGATGAAACGGTAGCTGGCTTTATCAGCCTGAGGGATAAGATTCGTCCGGAATCCGCCGAGGCAATAAGGATCCTCAAGGCCAACGGCATCAAGAACCTTTTACTGACCGGTGATAATGACCGGGTGGCGAAGAGCGTGAGCGACACCTTGCAGATGGATGGCTTTCTGGCCAACGTATTACCCCATCAGAAGCAGGAGAAGATAAAGGAATTACAAGCCAAGGGTGAATTTGTGGCTATGACTGGCGACGGAATCAATGATGCCCCAGCATTGGCGCAAGCGGATGTGGGTATTGCTGTTGGCTCCGGAACAGATGTTGCTGCTGAAACCGCCGATATTATCCTGGTCAACAGCAACCCAAAGGATATTGCTTCTTTGATTCTTTTCGGCAAAGCTACTTACCGTAAGATGATTCAGAATATCATATGGGCCACTGCCTATAACGTCATAGCTTTGCCTTTGGCGGCAGGAGTTTTATATAAACAGGGTATTATGGTATCACCGGCCATCGGAGCCGCTTTGATGAGCATGAGTACGGTTATTGTGGCCATCAACGCCCAGTTGTTACGGAACCAGATTAAAAACCAATAG
- a CDS encoding DUF305 domain-containing protein, whose translation MKNNKFNSKWVAMLCGASLFFTACSQNSGETEVASDKEKTEDHSGHNMEAGKSNEMMDLMHENMTAMQEVKMTGNPDVDFANLMATHHEGAIKMAQEEESNGSDTMLVNMAKKSQPKQKEEQDRLRDFAQNNQSATGDTAATMKMMQPMKSMMGNMNHNMAGTTDHHFASLMSMHHQSGIDMVKVYLPQAKAPEIKAMAQKIMDEQQKEKQELDAWLQEHPQ comes from the coding sequence ATGAAAAACAATAAGTTTAATTCTAAGTGGGTGGCGATGCTTTGCGGGGCCTCCTTGTTCTTTACCGCCTGTAGCCAAAACTCCGGTGAAACGGAAGTGGCCTCCGATAAGGAGAAAACAGAAGACCATTCCGGCCACAACATGGAAGCTGGGAAGTCAAATGAGATGATGGACCTGATGCACGAGAATATGACGGCAATGCAGGAGGTCAAAATGACCGGAAATCCGGATGTGGATTTTGCCAATTTAATGGCCACCCACCACGAAGGAGCGATTAAGATGGCCCAGGAAGAGGAAAGCAATGGGAGTGATACAATGCTCGTCAACATGGCTAAAAAGAGCCAGCCGAAGCAAAAGGAAGAGCAGGACAGATTAAGAGATTTTGCTCAAAACAACCAGTCCGCAACTGGCGATACCGCTGCTACCATGAAGATGATGCAGCCTATGAAAAGCATGATGGGCAACATGAACCATAATATGGCTGGTACCACCGACCATCATTTTGCGAGCCTGATGAGTATGCACCACCAAAGCGGTATTGACATGGTAAAAGTTTATCTGCCTCAGGCGAAGGCACCGGAAATAAAAGCCATGGCTCAGAAAATCATGGATGAGCAGCAAAAGGAAAAGCAGGAGTTGGATGCGTGGCTGCAAGAGCATCCGCAATAG
- a CDS encoding DUF305 domain-containing protein → MKNLLSFRLGLVLLSASLLLTSCDDEDDGLAIQPHDQNAMMSIMHSMMDKMEAMSMNEDPDIAFARMMIMHHQGAIDMSNEELNTGDDATIRAMAQKIKEEQQKEIAELQAFITSYQPDQPADNTFNMELMSSMEKSGKQSDLQVLTGDTDQDFAQLMSVHHQSAIENSRSVMEHGTSAEIKEMAHMMINAQMAEIQELQEWLLANKSY, encoded by the coding sequence ATGAAAAATTTATTATCCTTTCGGTTAGGCTTGGTACTTCTTTCCGCTTCATTGCTTTTAACATCTTGTGATGATGAAGATGATGGGCTTGCGATTCAACCTCATGACCAAAATGCAATGATGTCTATTATGCATAGCATGATGGATAAAATGGAAGCTATGTCCATGAACGAAGACCCTGATATTGCCTTTGCCCGAATGATGATTATGCACCACCAGGGAGCCATTGACATGTCAAATGAAGAATTAAATACTGGAGATGATGCAACCATCAGAGCCATGGCTCAGAAGATAAAAGAGGAGCAGCAGAAAGAAATAGCGGAATTGCAGGCTTTTATCACCTCTTATCAGCCTGACCAGCCAGCCGACAACACTTTCAATATGGAGCTGATGAGTTCAATGGAAAAATCTGGTAAACAGAGCGACTTGCAGGTATTGACCGGAGACACAGACCAGGACTTTGCCCAACTAATGAGTGTACACCACCAATCCGCTATTGAGAACTCCAGGTCTGTAATGGAGCATGGCACCAGCGCCGAAATCAAAGAAATGGCACATATGATGATAAACGCTCAGATGGCGGAGATTCAGGAATTGCAAGAATGGCTGTTGGCTAATAAAAGCTACTAA
- a CDS encoding DUF305 domain-containing protein, which yields MKNNHYKKFFYMLTVSFAIMYAVMFLNVDQVEHIYLSATRVYTTLLMVAPMAVVMLLMMRNMYEDKKLNMIIYASSAIVFIVALLFLRNQVLVADEQYMKAMIPHHSSAIMVSQKANISDPELKKLADEIIKSQVKEIAEMKAILKRMDEE from the coding sequence ATGAAAAACAACCATTATAAGAAGTTCTTTTACATGCTAACAGTATCGTTTGCAATCATGTACGCGGTAATGTTCTTAAATGTGGACCAAGTAGAACATATTTATCTAAGTGCTACAAGGGTCTATACTACCTTATTGATGGTAGCGCCTATGGCCGTAGTAATGTTATTGATGATGCGGAACATGTATGAAGATAAAAAGTTAAACATGATAATTTATGCGTCAAGCGCTATTGTGTTTATTGTAGCCCTGCTTTTTTTAAGAAACCAAGTCTTAGTTGCTGACGAGCAATACATGAAGGCAATGATCCCTCATCACTCTTCCGCCATCATGGTTAGCCAAAAAGCCAATATCAGTGACCCTGAATTGAAAAAACTGGCTGACGAAATCATCAAGTCCCAAGTGAAGGAAATTGCCGAAATGAAGGCTATCCTGAAAAGAATGGATGAAGAATAA
- a CDS encoding four-helix bundle copper-binding protein: MHNSQYQSVIQALNACAAACDHCYDACLQEQDVKMMARCIRLDRDCSDICKLTASALARNSEVAKTLLQACADICRECGIECANHKHMQHCLECAEACKACEEACRSAL, from the coding sequence ATGCACAATTCTCAATATCAATCCGTTATACAAGCCCTTAATGCTTGTGCTGCTGCCTGTGACCATTGTTACGATGCCTGTTTACAGGAGCAGGATGTTAAAATGATGGCCCGCTGTATTCGCCTGGACCGTGATTGCTCCGACATCTGTAAGCTTACCGCCAGCGCATTGGCACGCAATTCAGAAGTAGCTAAAACACTGTTGCAAGCCTGTGCCGATATCTGCCGGGAATGTGGAATTGAATGCGCAAACCATAAACACATGCAGCATTGTTTAGAGTGTGCAGAAGCTTGTAAAGCCTGTGAAGAAGCCTGCCGGAGCGCGTTATAA